The sequence TCCATCTACCAAAGTAATAGTtagcattgctttttttttttatactgaaTTCATTTACTTAGAGCTGTTTATTTCCCTTATCAAAAATCACATTAAATCTTGATTCTTGGGGTTATTTCCATAATATAACATTCTAAAATTGCTTACTTTGCTCTGGACAGGGGTGTGTATTCCACATTCTGATGACATGATGATGTGAAGGAATTAGGGAACCCACACCAGGAAgagtgtgtgtataaatacatatgcatatacacatgatACATATGTCATACTGACGTCATGTTTCTATGATTGTGACTGTTCATGTTTATATACTTGACTAGGTcactaattatttatttatgagtgagAATAGAAATGAGAACAATACTATAGACTCTTACCTCAAGTGTTTCCTGAGGAGTTAGGGTGCCAAAGAGAGGCAAGAAACTGCAGAATGTACAATAATAGGccataacaaaaaacaaatgcaaaagaaaTTGAAACTTGTTTATAACTAAATTAAGATAAGTGGTTAAAACTTTTCTGTTTCTAGGCTTAAGCACAAGAAAGGGATGATAAGGGCTGTCTTTAGGAGGGGATGGGCCCGGAAAGTAATAGTCCGAATGACTGAGGCACATAAGTGATTTTCCTCTGCCCTGAGGTTTCATGAGATCACAATCATCTTCGTCCATCCATGCATGGCATGATATCAGACACAGCAAAATGAATGTATGGAATTCCAAAAATCTCTGAGCTGAATATTTGCCTAGTATCCATAGATTGGGGAATATTTGTCTACTAACCAGAGATTCCTTTCtatttggaaacaaaacaaaatgtcattgGATGAGCTCCGTTTCTAGTCTAGTTAGAAACCTACACCTGGTTTCTGAAGTCCAATCACAGGACACTACAGAGGGGTCTTCTGGCAAGCCCCCCAGACAAGCTCTGCTTCATCCAGGCTAGCTGCCCTGCCAGTGTGTAGAGCAGCCTCTGAAGGGGGCTGCTGCTCATGGCTTTGCTCCTTCCTACTCATGTTCTTACCATGTGAGTATTCCTAGTTCAGCACCTTCTATCCTAGGGATCTTTATTGGAGGGGTCCTAAAGGAGGTGGGACAGGGGCACTTTAAGACAATGTTCACCTGGGATCAAGTGAGGTATCTGTCCCTGTACCTACTCCTGAATTTTTCTTGTCACCTGCTGCAGATCTCACAGTCCTCAAAGCCTTCAAAGCCTTCAGTTCATAGCTCTCTCAACCATGACAGGGTCCCACATTCCTGATCAGCTCAATCTGAACCCATGTATCATCCCATGGGGGAATGGACCAGGGTGAGTACGCACCATCTCATCTCAGCCTTTAGTATCTTATTTATAACATTATAGAAAGTGAGGTAAGGTGTGATTCAGTCATTCCCGGCTGCTGGAACACCTACCagcttctctctgtcctctctctctgtcttttagctCAGCTCTTAATGCATAGATAGAAAGGGTCTAACAATAGTGAACTATTAAAAAATTTAACAGATTTACCAGCATGAATTCATATActgttttgaaaattttcaaagtGCAATCAATGGTTCATCGAATTATGAATTTATCCAATCAGCAAATTTAAGCTCATTTCTTAGAACACTTAAGACACTAGAATGATCCAtagttttaatatataaaatagcaAATATTGTATAAATGTAATTGACAACAGGCTGGGAGTTCAGCCTGCtgaggtagtttttttttcctagaaaccATTTTATTTGGCCAGAACTTTTGCAGAAAaggaatttagtttttaaaaggatTCCCCCCGTGATTCTTGAATTTAATGTGTGTATTTTCCTAGTCCTTTACAAAGTGCAGCCTGAAGCAAGGGTTAAAATCCTGACACTTTATTTGTGGAGTCTAACCCAACAGCAGTGATGGGAAAGTAAGGGCACAAAACAAGGCCATGCTGCTGTTCTCCACTCCACGGTGGGCTGTGAAGAAAGAATTCCCTCCCTAGGTGGGTGTCATGGGAGGGCTCTGCCTGAAGCTGCCTGGGATGATTTCAAGGGGCAATCACACTATGCCTAGTACTAGAAAGGAAGAAACGGAGAACATTGTTCTGTTTCCAGTAGTTAAAGTTAACACACAGGGTGCTGACACCTCCACAGTTCTGTTCTGTTCCCTGGAGTTCTCTGATGATTACATCACAAATTCTAGAACCCCTAGTACTGGAGAACTATGCCTTGATCTGCTAATGctatgatacataaaaaattaccTACCGCAAACTGGGTGGCATAGTGGGGATATAAATGATGTCGGCCATTGCAGAAATCAGTGTGAAGgttcttaaaaaaaccaaaaataagacaaacaaagaaaaatccaccaagaagtGGCATATGACCCAACTGTACGACTTTGGTTATTTACCTGAAGAACTCCATCCACGTTACCAATGCACCAGCGTATTAGTGCTTAAGGTGGCACTATCCACAATTGCTAAGTTATTATCTGAGgtccaccccccacacacacacccctcaggatttattttggctcagggtCTCAGAGTAAGTCTTTATTGCCCAAAATTCATGGCAGCAGAAGCTTGAAATGGCTGGTTATGTGATATTCACAGTCATGAATGTGAGAGCAATGGAGTCTGGTAttcagctcacttcctcctttttttcttttttttacagcCTGGAATCACAGCTAAGGAGTTGGTGACAATCATAGTGGTAAGTGTTCCCATCTCACTTAAGGTAATCAAGATAAAGCCCCACAGGCATGCCTACAGGCCCATTTCCCAGTGATCCCAATTCCTGTCAGATGTTACCTTGGAATGAGAGGATAAAAAGCACTTACTTACAA is a genomic window of Peromyscus maniculatus bairdii isolate BWxNUB_F1_BW_parent chromosome 5, HU_Pman_BW_mat_3.1, whole genome shotgun sequence containing:
- the LOC143273398 gene encoding uncharacterized protein LOC143273398 isoform X2, translated to MMSAIAEISVKVLKKTKNKTNKEKSTKKWHMTQLYDFGYLPEELHPRYQCTSVLVLKVALSTIAKLLSEVHPPHTHPSGFILAQGLRPGITAKELVTIIVILQDVNKPCCKLLLAQLLLSCLPSPTTIDYCS
- the LOC143273398 gene encoding uncharacterized protein LOC143273398 isoform X5, which encodes MMSAIAEISVKVLKKTKNKTNKEKSTKKWHMTQLYDFGYLPEELHPRYQCTSVLVLKPGITAKELVTIIVILQDVNKPCCKLLLAQLLLSCLPSPTTIDYCS
- the LOC143273398 gene encoding uncharacterized protein LOC143273398 isoform X4, with product MMSAIAEISVKVLKKTKNKTNKEKSTKKWHMTQLYDFGYLPEELHPRYQCTSVLVLKPGITAKELVTIIVQEWRLGDLVSWRSCQQTARHPKNFSQREKTLLSIQCAM
- the LOC143273398 gene encoding uncharacterized protein LOC143273398 isoform X1, with protein sequence MMSAIAEISVKVLKKTKNKTNKEKSTKKWHMTQLYDFGYLPEELHPRYQCTSVLVLKVALSTIAKLLSEVHPPHTHPSGFILAQGLRPGITAKELVTIIVQEWRLGDLVSWRSCQQTARHPKNFSQREKTLLSIQCAM
- the LOC143273398 gene encoding uncharacterized protein LOC143273398 isoform X3; its protein translation is MMSAIAEISVKVLKKTKNKTNKEKSTKKWHMTQLYDFGYLPEELHPRYQCTSVLVLKVALSTIAKLLSEVHPPHTHPSGFILAQGLRPGITAKELVTIIVQEWRLGDLVSWRSCQQTARHPKNFSQRFSKM